The following coding sequences lie in one Apium graveolens cultivar Ventura chromosome 3, ASM990537v1, whole genome shotgun sequence genomic window:
- the LOC141714293 gene encoding uncharacterized protein LOC141714293: MDLSMDFVFGLPRTQRGVDFVFVVVDKFSKMTYFIACKKAVDASNISKLFFREAMRLHGVPKSVTSDHDIKFLSHFWITLWRMFETILNRNFLSHPQTDGKIEHCGGECGSRNHLCEKSTNARLEGMGKKSKITANMKKGQSFQRGRWVIVFLHKERFRVGTYIKLHPRKYGPFKVTRMINVNAYLVVLPYFMNISNTFNMVDMYDFHGDSVLYPDENTGSSSSKVEETDAC, from the exons ATGGATTTATCCATGGATTTCGTGTTTGGGCTCCCTCGTACTCAACGGGGCGTTGATTTCGTGTTCGTGGTTGTTGATAAATTTTCTAAGATGACATACTTTATTGCATGTAAGAAGGCTGTGGATGCATCAAACATATCCAAACTATTTTTCAGGGAGGCTATGCGCTTACACGGAGTGCCAAAGTCTGTTACTTCAGATCATGATATAAAATTTCTTAGTCACTTTTGGATAACTTTGTGGAGGATGTTTGAAACAATTCTAAATAGGAATTTTTTATCTCATCCTCAAACTGATGGGAAAATTGAG CATTGCGGCGGAGAATGTGGCTCAAGAAATCATTTATGTGAAAAAAGTACCAATGCAAGGCTTGAAGGTATGGGAAAGAAGAGCAAAATTACAGCGAACATGAAAAAGGGTCAAAGTTTTCAAAGAGGGAGATGGGTGATTGTCTTCTTGCATAAGGAGAGGTTTCGGGTTGGAACATATATTAAGCTACATCCTCGGAAGTATGGTCCATTTAAGGTGACACGAATGATCAATGTCAATGCTTATCTTGTGGTTCTTCCATATTTCATGAACATCTCTAATACATTTAATATGGTTGATATGTATGACTTCCATGGAGATTCTGTTTTATATCCGGATGAGAACACGGGGTCGAGTTCTTCAAAAGTAGAGGAGACTGATGCATGCTAG